In Shewanella sp. GD04112, the sequence CACGGTACTGGATTGGGCCAACAACAAAGGTATTGGCTTTTCATCCTTTATCTCCCTTGGGGATGCCACCGATATTAACTTCGATGAATTGCTCGATTTCCTCGGCCGTGATAGCCGTACTAGTGCCATCATGTTGTATATCGACTCTGTCAATGAGAAACGCCATTTTCTCTCTGCCGCCCGCGCAGCCTCCCGCAATAAGCCCATATTAGTGATTAAATCCGGTCGCAGCGCCGAAGGAGTGCGGGCTGCCAAGTTGCATACGGGTGGCATTGGCGGTAACGATGCCGTGTACGAAGCCGCCTTTAGGCGCGCAGGTATGCTGCGGGTAAATGATTTAATTGAACTTTTTGCCGCGGTAGAAAGCCTCGCCCACTCTAATCCATTGCAGGGCGAGCGATTAGGGATTATCAGTAATGGTGGCGGCCCAGCGGTATTGGCCGTCGATGAACTTATTCTGCGCGGCGGTAAACTGGCGGAATTATCCCAAGAGACCATCGCCAAACTCGATGCCGTGTTGCCCAATACGTGGTCGAAACAAAACCCCGTCGACATTATCGGCGATGCCAACGCCAGCCGTTACGCCAGCGCACTCAATATCCTGATGGATTGTGAAGAATTAGACGCCATTTTGGTGCTGCATTCGCCGTCCGCCCTTGGTGAAAGTGTCGAGATTGCCGATGCCTTAATTAAAGTGATCCACGCGCATCCGAAGAAAAACCGCTTAAATATCCTCACCAACTGGAGCGGTGAAGACTCGGCCTATCAAGCCCGCAAACGCTTTACCAAGGGCGGCATCTCCACCTATCGCACCCCCGAAGGTGCAGTCGGCGCCTTTATGCATATGGTGGAATATCGCCGTAACCAAAAACTGTTGCAGGAAGTGCCGCAGTCGATCCCCGACAATATTCCGACCGATAGCCAAACGGCGCGAAAACTGCTGCAAGCGGCACAGGCCAAGGGCAAAGCGGTACTCGAAACCCACGAGGCCAGCCCGATTTTACGCGCCTATGGCCTCAATACTATCGACACTTGGTTTGTCAAAGATGCCGATGAGGCCGTCGCTATTGCCAATGAGGCGGGTTATCCCCTCGCGCTCAAGGTGCAATCGCCGAATATTTTGCATAAATCCGATGTCCACGGCGTCATGCTTAACCTCACCTCGGCGGAAGATATTCGCCATGCCGCCAACGCAATCACCCAGCGGGTACATCAGGCCAATCCCGACGCGATTATCGAGGGCATGATAGTGCAGAAGATGGCCTTGACCGCAGGCGCGCAGGAAATTCGGGTCGCCGTGATTAGCGATCCCGTCTTCGGTCCGGCCATCTGTTTAGGTGAAGGCGGCTCGGAGTGGGATCCGACTCAAGATGCTGCGGTCGCCTTGCCGCCACTCAATATGGCGCTGGCCCGTTACATGGTGATCCAAGCCTTAAAGACCCATAAATTAAAGGACAGGCATTTACCACTGGGGCTGGATATGAACGCCCTATGCGTGATGCTGACGCAAATTTCCCACATCATCATTGACTGCCCAGAAATAGCATCGTTAGATCTTAACCCTGTGCTGGCGGCGGGAGAAAACATCACCCTGCTCGATGTGAATATCCGTCTGCACGATGCCAATACCGATAACACCTCGCGTCTTGCCATCATGCCCTATCCCAAGGAATTAGAGGAGTTTGCCGAGCTTAAAAATGGTCTTAAGGTCATGCTGCGTCCGATCCTGCCCGAGGATGAGCCCAAGCATTTGGCCTTTGATAATTCCCTCTCCGATGAAGACAGGTACAAACGCTACTTTGGCGTGCGCTCTAAGATGACCCACGAGGAAATGGCGGTACTGACCCAAATCGACTATGCCCGCGAAATGGCGTTTATCGCCACCGCCAAGGGACCGGACGGTGATGACATCACCCTAGGTGCGGTCAGGGCCTCCATCGATCCCGACAATACCGAAGCCGAATTTGCCATGGCGGTACGGGGCGATCACCAAGGTATTGGGCTGGGTAAATTACTGCTCGAAAAATTGATTAAATACTATCAAGCCAATGACACCCCAGTGCTAACGGGCTTTACCATGTTTGAAAACCGCAATATGGCAAGCCTTGCCAAGAGCTTAGGCTTTAAGGTTACCTTCGATATGGAAGAACATTTGATCAAAATGCATATGGATCTTAAGGCGCCCAACGCCAATAAGAGTCAATAGCGCGAAGCAAACTTCGCCCCGCTGGACACAATAAAAAACGCCGCACTCAAAAGATGCGGCGTTTTTCTATTTATCATGCATTTATCGCTAGCGTGATGCCCTCAACTCCGACGAATACTCGTCCTATGGCTTTGGTTTTTTATGCACGCCTTTAAGCAGAAACACTAAGGGCACGGCGGATAACGTCACCCACATCATTAACCTAAAGTCCTGCAAATAGGCCAAGGTCGCCGCCTGACGATTCACTTCGGCATTGAGTAAGGCTATGCCCTGTGTCGTCGATAAATCAACGGCATGAAGATCAACGGCGTGCTTGAGCGCAAAACTAAAGGGATGAATGTAATCGGCAAACGCCGCATGATTCATCTGTGTGTGCTGGGCAAGATAGGTGATCACCACGGAGATCCCTATACTGCTGCCGATATTTCGCATCAGACTAAAGAGCGCAGTCCCCTCATTACGGTATTTTGCCGCTAAGGTTGCAAAGGTAATGGTCGAGAGTGGCACAAAGATAAAGCCCAAGCCAAGGCCTTGGATAACCCCAGTTCGCACTATATCCCAGCCGGTAATATTGGTGTTAAAGCCCGTCATCTCCCATAGGGACAAAATGGTGAGCATCAAACCTAAAAAGATTTGGTAACGTACATCCACTTTGCCGGCGAGCTTACCCACAGTCATCATGGCGATCATAGTGCCGACGCCCCTTGGCGCCAGCAAGTAACCCACATCAATCACAGGATAACCTAACAGGGTCTGCATAAAAGGCGGCAATAAGGCCATGGTCGCCAGCAGAATAATCCCGATGATAAAAATGAAGATAAGCCCGACACTGAAGTTTCTGTCCTTAAACAGCCCAGGCTCAATAAAGGGATGTTTATGGGTAAAGATATGGGCAATAAACAGATAAAACGCCATGCCAGCAATTATGGCTTCGATAACGATTTCACGACTGGAAAACCAATCGAGGGATTCTCCCCTATCGAGCAACATTTGCAGGGCGCCAATGGCCAGACTCAACATGGCAAAACCGAGTAAATCGAACTTGCGGCTATGGTCCAGCGGCGTTTCTTTCACATAGGCGGCAAGACCAAACCAAGCCAATAGCCCAAAAGGCAGGTTGATATAGAACACCCAGCGCCAGTTGTAATACTCAGTTAACCAACCACCGAGGGATGGTCCCAAAATCGGCCCGACCATCACACCAACACCCCAAAGGGCCATGGCCGAACCATGGCGCTCTGGCGGGTAACTGTCGAGTAATACCGATTGGGATAAAGGCACTAAACTGGCACCAAACACCCCTTGCAATAAGCGAAATAACACAATTTGCTCAAGGTTTTGCGCCGCACCGCACAGCATAGAGGCAATCGTAAAGCCCACCACTGCCCACATAAATACCCGTTTACGCCCAATCCTGGCGGTTAAAAAACCCGTCAGCGGCATAAAAATCGCCGCGGCCACAATATAGGAGGTTAACACCCAAGAGATCTGATCCTGAGTCGCCCCCATGCTGCCCTGCATATGGGGCAAGGCCACGTTGGCAATCGTTGTATCCAGCGCCTGCATAATGGTCGCTAGCATCACCGAAAGCGTGATAAACCCAAGATGTTGCTCGTGCTTTTTGGTATCGGTTTGCAAAGCACCGCTCGCGTTAACGGCCTCAGCTTGGGCATGGTCTTGCCCTGCCATCACTTGCTGACTCACAGACTAAAACCCAACAACTGACGTTGATATTCAGTATCGATATCCACCACGGCGCTTAATCCGGCGCGCAGCGGCGCCTCGGGCAGCGCGGTATCAATGGCAATTCGCACCGGAACGCGCTGGGCGATTTTCACCCAGTTGCCGGTTGCATTTTGCGCGGGGATCAGCGAGAACTCTGCACCCGTTGCGGGACTTAAACTCTCGACCGTACCTTGCCAGTGATTATCGGGAAAGGTATCGATATGGATATTGACCTTTTGCCCGGGTTTGACGTGGGTTAAATCGGTTTCGGTGAAGTTCGCCTCAATCCAGAGGGCATGATCGGCTACCAGCGCGAGGGCAATGGCGCCAACATTCACATATTGTCCTAGCTTTGGCAGTTGGCTGACGACGCCTGATACTGGGGCTTTAATCTCCACGCGGCTTAAATCAAGCTTGGCTTCATTTAATTGGGCTAAGGCTTCTAAATAGCTGGGATGTTGTTCAATCGGAAAATCGGGGCTGCCGCCTAAGCTTTCGGCGATGCGGTGTAAGTCTTTTTGCAGGGTCTGAATATTCTGCCGCGCAATATCGGTATTTTGCCTTGCATCTTCAAGCTGAGATTCAGACACAAAGTGTTTACCGATCAAATTCTCCTGCCGCTTTTGCTCTTTCTCCGCAAAGGCTAACTTGGTCTCTGCCAGAGTGATTTCGGCTTGCTTCTCATGGTAACTCGCCTTGAGTACCGCTAAATCCGTCTTGACCTGTGCCAATTTGGCACTCGCCTTATCGACCATCACCTTAAACATGGCATCGTCGAGGCGAAACAACACTTTCCCCTTCTCAACCCTTTGGTTTTCAACCACATACAAGCTGTCGACATTCCCAGCCACTTGCGCGCTTACGGGCACTTTATCCGCCTTTACATAGGCGTTATCGGTTTCCATATAACGGCCGCCATGCAGGTAAACCGCACCTATGGCCAGCACGGATAACAGCGGCACCACAATCAGTAATATGCCGCGCTTTTTACGCGTATTCGCTTTAGGTGCTTGAGGATTTGCGTCACTCATTACAACAACTCCAACTTCACTAAATGTCTATCACGGGGATGGGTTTATCTGCTTTGATTAAGCTGAAAAATTTTTATGGATTTGCGATAACAGCCGGATAACAGTCTCTGACTCGGCTTCATCGAATCCTTTAAAGGCTTGGGTGTACACTATGGTCACGGCACGTTCAATTTCGGCTAAATGGGGCGCGGCCGCCTCCGTCAAAAATAACTGAAAAGCGCGTCTGTCTTTGGCATCGGGTCTGCGTTCAACCAGCCCAGCATCACACAGCACATCGATTAATCTCGCGGCCGTGATAGGTTTAATTTCGAGGCGATCCGCCAGCTCAATCTGCTTAAGGCCTTCATTACGGGCGATATGCAATAAGGCTCTTGCCTGCGATAACGTCAGTGAGCAATCCGCCGTGGGCCTGTAGGTTTCTTGGAACACACGGCGCATCATGCGGGTAATATCACTTAAGAGTGCGCCTAGGGTATTTGATGAGGTTTTCATAAGCCATCCACATAGTAAGCATTGCTTATTATATGGATGACATCGAATGTAAAGCAATTGCCAGCACAATCAACAAAGGTAACAAAATGCAAAGTCAGACGGAGTAAAGGGTTAAGCTATTGATCAAATAGAGCATTAATCTTTGTTCATCGAGTGATTCCAACGACTATCTGACTCAAAGCACTTAAAGGCACAGGAATAAGTTAAGAGCGTGTATGACCTGACGCTTTGCGGTAACTCTCAACCACGGACACAATTGCGCCCATCGGATTTGGCTTCATACAGGGCTTTATCCGCTCGGCTAAACAAGGTATCGGCATCATCACCTTCCTGCAAAGACGCTAAACCGATAGACACAGTGATGGCGCCCAAGGAGAGTTTTTTATCTTTACCTATGGCTAAGCGCCGCTCAGAAATCCGCTCCCTTAGGGTTTCGGCCACTTGCAACGCATCGTGGAAATGGGTATTGGGCAACAGCACCACAAATTCTTCGCCGCCATAGCGGGCGACAAAGTCATCCCCCCGCACACATTGTTTGAGGGCGAGCGCCACATAGGCTAACACCTTATCCCCCACTTGATGGCCATAGTTGTCGTTAAACACTTTAAAGCGGTCAATATCAATGAGTAATAAGCTGCAACGGGTATGTTGCTGCTCGGCGCGGTGGATATGATCTTGAATCGCAATTTCGTAGGCGCGGCGGTTATGTAATGAGGTTAATTGGTCCGTCATCGCCGCCAAACTTAAATTTTCCATTTCGGTCTTTAAGTTTTGTACCTCTTGCCCCATGGCGCTCAGGCTCTGCTCCATGGTTTGGTTATTGACGAGTAAACTTTGCATTTCATCAATCACCCCATCCACTAACTGATTGAGCGTGCACACATCCGGCTTAGTCTGAAGCTGTAGGCCAAAGTCCGCCAGAGTGCTTGAAAATGCCTCCGTTCCCTGATTTAACTGAGTGATTTTACTGATCAGCGAGTTGATCAATATTTGAGTTTCGATTTGAACGTTCTCGATGACTTCGGGGGATTTCTCTTGAATAAAATTCTTGTACAGACTGGTATTCACCTCCTTAGTGAACACCACTTTATTCGCCAGAAAGCCATCGATAGCGCGATTTAAATCGAGATTCGTCTGGGCAAAATACTCATACCAAACCGTGTAATTCTCTGGGGTGACCGGAATATCGAGCGCCGACATTTGTGGCACGGCCAAACGCAAAATTTGCGCCGCTGAATCGAGCTCTTTAGTGGCAGCAGGAGATGACATGAGTCGCGCACCTAATGTTGTTACTTTTTTGTATAACTTAAGTTAACTCAACTGCTTCGATTTGGATACGGGACACAATAATTATTATGATAAGGCGCAAAAAAATAAAGGAGGATGTTGCCATCCTCCTTTATGTATTCACCTGCACGCTGAACTTAACCGCGGCAGCGAGCAAAAATATCTAACTTAGATTGATACACTTGGGTCTGAACATTCATTAATCCCAGCAGACTGTCGAACAGATTGTCGTGGGAGAAGCCGCCCTTCTCGGCCTCTTTGGCTAAACACGCCATATTCAAATGGTTGTCTTGGCTGAAATCCTCCGACACCCAGGCCAGCATAGGAATACTGGTCTGTTCAATCGGCGCAATACCGTACGGCGCGCCATGCAAATACATGCCTTTCTCACCCAGAGATTCGCCGTGATCCGACACATAGAACATGGCGGTATCAAACTTAGTCTGTTGCTGTTTAAGCTTATTGACCACTTCACTGATAATGTAATCGGTATACAAAATCGTGTTGTCATAGGTGTTCATCAGCTCTTCGGCGCTGCAGTTTTGAATGTCGCTACGC encodes:
- a CDS encoding acetate--CoA ligase family protein, encoding MSQRTLHSLFKPTSVAIIGASNSEKRAGNVLMKNLLSSGFSGPIMPVTPKYRAVMGVLAYPNIEALPIKPDLAVICTRASRVPAIVETLAQFGCKVAIIMASGMAQEMNEEGVSLLNLAMQHAKRYGMRILGPNSLGMLLPPLGLNASLAHASALPGKIAFVSQSAAICTTVLDWANNKGIGFSSFISLGDATDINFDELLDFLGRDSRTSAIMLYIDSVNEKRHFLSAARAASRNKPILVIKSGRSAEGVRAAKLHTGGIGGNDAVYEAAFRRAGMLRVNDLIELFAAVESLAHSNPLQGERLGIISNGGGPAVLAVDELILRGGKLAELSQETIAKLDAVLPNTWSKQNPVDIIGDANASRYASALNILMDCEELDAILVLHSPSALGESVEIADALIKVIHAHPKKNRLNILTNWSGEDSAYQARKRFTKGGISTYRTPEGAVGAFMHMVEYRRNQKLLQEVPQSIPDNIPTDSQTARKLLQAAQAKGKAVLETHEASPILRAYGLNTIDTWFVKDADEAVAIANEAGYPLALKVQSPNILHKSDVHGVMLNLTSAEDIRHAANAITQRVHQANPDAIIEGMIVQKMALTAGAQEIRVAVISDPVFGPAICLGEGGSEWDPTQDAAVALPPLNMALARYMVIQALKTHKLKDRHLPLGLDMNALCVMLTQISHIIIDCPEIASLDLNPVLAAGENITLLDVNIRLHDANTDNTSRLAIMPYPKELEEFAELKNGLKVMLRPILPEDEPKHLAFDNSLSDEDRYKRYFGVRSKMTHEEMAVLTQIDYAREMAFIATAKGPDGDDITLGAVRASIDPDNTEAEFAMAVRGDHQGIGLGKLLLEKLIKYYQANDTPVLTGFTMFENRNMASLAKSLGFKVTFDMEEHLIKMHMDLKAPNANKSQ
- a CDS encoding DHA2 family efflux MFS transporter permease subunit, with the protein product MSQQVMAGQDHAQAEAVNASGALQTDTKKHEQHLGFITLSVMLATIMQALDTTIANVALPHMQGSMGATQDQISWVLTSYIVAAAIFMPLTGFLTARIGRKRVFMWAVVGFTIASMLCGAAQNLEQIVLFRLLQGVFGASLVPLSQSVLLDSYPPERHGSAMALWGVGVMVGPILGPSLGGWLTEYYNWRWVFYINLPFGLLAWFGLAAYVKETPLDHSRKFDLLGFAMLSLAIGALQMLLDRGESLDWFSSREIVIEAIIAGMAFYLFIAHIFTHKHPFIEPGLFKDRNFSVGLIFIFIIGIILLATMALLPPFMQTLLGYPVIDVGYLLAPRGVGTMIAMMTVGKLAGKVDVRYQIFLGLMLTILSLWEMTGFNTNITGWDIVRTGVIQGLGLGFIFVPLSTITFATLAAKYRNEGTALFSLMRNIGSSIGISVVITYLAQHTQMNHAAFADYIHPFSFALKHAVDLHAVDLSTTQGIALLNAEVNRQAATLAYLQDFRLMMWVTLSAVPLVFLLKGVHKKPKP
- a CDS encoding HlyD family secretion protein, with translation MSDANPQAPKANTRKKRGILLIVVPLLSVLAIGAVYLHGGRYMETDNAYVKADKVPVSAQVAGNVDSLYVVENQRVEKGKVLFRLDDAMFKVMVDKASAKLAQVKTDLAVLKASYHEKQAEITLAETKLAFAEKEQKRQENLIGKHFVSESQLEDARQNTDIARQNIQTLQKDLHRIAESLGGSPDFPIEQHPSYLEALAQLNEAKLDLSRVEIKAPVSGVVSQLPKLGQYVNVGAIALALVADHALWIEANFTETDLTHVKPGQKVNIHIDTFPDNHWQGTVESLSPATGAEFSLIPAQNATGNWVKIAQRVPVRIAIDTALPEAPLRAGLSAVVDIDTEYQRQLLGFSL
- a CDS encoding MarR family transcriptional regulator; translated protein: MKTSSNTLGALLSDITRMMRRVFQETYRPTADCSLTLSQARALLHIARNEGLKQIELADRLEIKPITAARLIDVLCDAGLVERRPDAKDRRAFQLFLTEAAAPHLAEIERAVTIVYTQAFKGFDEAESETVIRLLSQIHKNFSA
- a CDS encoding GGDEF domain-containing protein, whose amino-acid sequence is MSSPAATKELDSAAQILRLAVPQMSALDIPVTPENYTVWYEYFAQTNLDLNRAIDGFLANKVVFTKEVNTSLYKNFIQEKSPEVIENVQIETQILINSLISKITQLNQGTEAFSSTLADFGLQLQTKPDVCTLNQLVDGVIDEMQSLLVNNQTMEQSLSAMGQEVQNLKTEMENLSLAAMTDQLTSLHNRRAYEIAIQDHIHRAEQQHTRCSLLLIDIDRFKVFNDNYGHQVGDKVLAYVALALKQCVRGDDFVARYGGEEFVVLLPNTHFHDALQVAETLRERISERRLAIGKDKKLSLGAITVSIGLASLQEGDDADTLFSRADKALYEAKSDGRNCVRG